The following proteins come from a genomic window of Achromobacter sp. AONIH1:
- a CDS encoding 3-oxoacyl-ACP reductase family protein, with translation MRNLQGKVAFVTGGSRGIGAAIVRRLAADGADVAFTYVSASSAGKAGELVAEIQAGGGRALAIQADAADADQLRRAAERALDELGPVDVLVNNAGVFIAGDLAQASLDDYERTMAVNVRAPFVAVQALQPSMPNGGRIINIGSCLAERAGRAGVTIYAASKSALLGLTRGLARDLGPRGITVNVVHPGPIDTDMNPADGERAGDMVAVLSLPHYGETRDIAGMVAFLAGPDGRYVTGASLAVDGGFAA, from the coding sequence ATGCGAAATCTCCAGGGCAAAGTGGCGTTCGTGACCGGCGGCAGCCGCGGCATCGGCGCCGCCATCGTCCGGCGGCTGGCGGCCGACGGCGCGGACGTGGCCTTCACCTATGTCAGCGCATCGTCGGCCGGCAAGGCCGGCGAATTGGTCGCCGAAATCCAGGCCGGCGGCGGCAGGGCGCTGGCCATCCAGGCGGATGCGGCAGACGCGGATCAGCTGCGCCGCGCCGCCGAACGAGCGCTGGATGAGCTGGGGCCGGTCGACGTGCTGGTCAATAACGCCGGCGTGTTCATCGCCGGCGATCTGGCGCAGGCCAGCCTGGACGACTACGAGCGCACCATGGCCGTCAACGTCCGCGCGCCCTTCGTCGCCGTGCAGGCGCTGCAGCCGTCCATGCCCAACGGCGGCCGCATTATCAACATCGGCAGTTGCCTGGCCGAGCGCGCCGGCCGCGCCGGCGTGACGATCTATGCCGCCAGCAAGTCCGCCTTGCTCGGCCTGACGCGCGGGCTGGCGCGCGACCTGGGACCGCGCGGCATCACCGTCAATGTGGTGCACCCGGGGCCGATCGACACCGACATGAACCCGGCCGACGGCGAGCGCGCCGGCGACATGGTGGCGGTGCTGTCCTTGCCGCACTATGGTGAAACCCGGGACATCGCCGGTATGGTCGCCTTCCTGGCCGGCCCTGATGGGCGCTATGTCACGGGCGCGAGCCTCGCGGTGGACGGGGGATTCGCGGCCTGA
- the ppk2 gene encoding polyphosphate kinase 2 codes for MDNALERDGVAALERQLRLQADLIDSLDEELELELDDRRLDGEDTSDEDWRANRQRYFRELLRLQGELVKLQDWVVHSGHRLVVLFEGRDAAGKGGVIKRITQRLNPRVCRVAALPAPTSRERTQWYFQRYSAHLPAAGEIVLFDRSWYNRAGVERVMGFCNDAEYEEFFRSAPEFEKMLARSGIQIIKYWFSVSDNEQEARFESRINDPLKQWKLSPMDLESRRRWEAYTQAKEVMLERTHIPESHWWIVRADDKKKARLNCITHLLDQVPYLPVDHPEVQLPERVHHEDYLRHPVPEHMFVPDRY; via the coding sequence ATGGATAACGCACTCGAACGCGACGGCGTGGCCGCGCTGGAGCGGCAACTGCGCCTGCAGGCGGATCTGATCGACAGCCTGGACGAAGAGCTGGAGCTGGAACTGGACGATCGCCGGCTGGACGGCGAAGATACCTCCGACGAAGACTGGCGCGCCAATCGCCAGCGCTATTTCCGTGAACTGCTGCGCCTGCAGGGCGAGCTGGTCAAGCTGCAGGACTGGGTGGTGCACTCCGGCCATCGCCTGGTCGTGCTGTTCGAGGGGCGCGATGCCGCCGGCAAGGGCGGCGTCATCAAGCGCATCACGCAGCGCCTGAATCCGCGCGTATGCCGCGTGGCCGCGCTACCGGCGCCGACCTCGCGCGAGCGCACGCAATGGTACTTCCAGCGCTATTCGGCGCATCTGCCCGCCGCGGGCGAGATCGTGCTGTTCGACCGCAGTTGGTACAACCGCGCGGGCGTGGAACGGGTCATGGGCTTTTGTAATGATGCCGAGTACGAGGAGTTCTTCCGCTCCGCGCCCGAGTTCGAGAAGATGCTGGCCCGCAGTGGCATCCAGATCATCAAGTACTGGTTCTCGGTGTCGGACAACGAACAGGAAGCCCGCTTCGAGAGCCGCATCAACGATCCGCTCAAGCAATGGAAGCTGAGCCCGATGGACCTGGAGAGCCGCCGCCGCTGGGAGGCATACACGCAGGCCAAGGAAGTCATGCTGGAGCGCACTCACATCCCTGAGTCGCACTGGTGGATCGTGCGGGCCGACGACAAGAAAAAGGCCCGCCTGAACTGCATCACCCACCTGCTGGACCAGGTGCCCTATCTGCCGGTGGATCACCCGGAAGTGCAGTTGCCGGAGCGCGTGCATCACGAGGACTACCTGCGCCATCCCGTGCCCGAGCACATGTTCGTGCCTGACCGCTATTGA
- a CDS encoding TetR/AcrR family transcriptional regulator gives MAERGRPRNFDRDQALRKAMEVFWSKGYEGASLTDLTAAMGINSPSLYGAFGSKEALFREAVELYRQTDGGAARQALQNAPSARDAMQGMLLAAAERFTTPGLPPGCMIVLGAPAGTVSPPGIGEFLCEGRREMQARILARLNQGAAGGELPDDADLKGLAAFYTTVLHGMSIQARDGASRKTLQAVARQAMCSWDALAGVPPPDHAPY, from the coding sequence ATGGCAGAACGAGGACGCCCCCGCAACTTCGACCGCGACCAGGCCTTGCGCAAGGCCATGGAGGTCTTCTGGTCGAAAGGATATGAAGGCGCATCGCTGACCGACCTCACGGCGGCGATGGGCATCAACTCGCCCAGTCTCTATGGCGCGTTCGGCTCGAAGGAAGCGCTGTTCCGCGAGGCCGTCGAGCTGTACCGCCAGACCGACGGCGGCGCCGCGCGCCAGGCGCTGCAGAACGCGCCCAGCGCCCGCGACGCCATGCAGGGCATGCTGCTGGCAGCGGCCGAGCGTTTCACCACGCCCGGCCTGCCTCCCGGTTGCATGATCGTGCTGGGCGCGCCGGCGGGCACGGTCAGCCCGCCCGGCATCGGCGAGTTCCTGTGTGAAGGCCGGCGCGAGATGCAGGCCCGCATCCTGGCGCGGCTGAACCAGGGCGCGGCCGGCGGCGAACTGCCTGACGACGCGGACTTGAAAGGACTGGCCGCGTTCTACACCACGGTGCTGCACGGCATGTCCATCCAGGCGCGCGACGGCGCCAGCCGCAAGACGCTGCAGGCCGTGGCGCGGCAGGCCATGTGCTCCTGGGACGCGCTGGCCGGCGTCCCGCCTCCGGACCACGCCCCCTATTGA